The Nyctibius grandis isolate bNycGra1 chromosome 3, bNycGra1.pri, whole genome shotgun sequence genome window below encodes:
- the CYP7A1 gene encoding cytochrome P450 7A1 produces MFIVSWIWATVIILCCGFWFLLGRRRRRRGEPPLENGFLPYFGCALQFGANPLEFLREKQKQHGHIFTCLVAGKYIHFLTDPFSYHALIRQGKHLDWKKFHFATSAKAFGHGSIDPAEGNTTENFHQTFIRTLQGNALDALIEAMMENLQYVMLQSRTSKLQSKSWVTDGLYTFCCQVMFESGFLTLFGKEFNSNHDKNLSSKQETERAHILNALENFKEFDKIFPALVAGLPIHLFKSAHSAREKLGEALLHKNLLKRDNLSQLVTLRMFLNDTLSTFDDMEKAKTHVAVLWASQANTIPATFWSLFYLLKSPEAMRAATKEVQSILESAGEKISLDGKHISLNRKQLDNMPVLDSIIKEAMRLSSASMTFRVAKEDFTLHLENDFYNIRSDDVVALYPQLLHFDPEIYADPLTFKYDRFLNENGEEKTDFYRNGRKLKYYYMPFGTGIAKCPGRLFAVHEIKQFLALIFSYFEIELVDNNVQCPSLDQSRAGLGILQPANDIDFRYRLKRL; encoded by the exons ATGTTCATAGTATCATGGATCTGGGCAACAGTGATAATACTCtgttgtgggttttggtttcttctagggaggaggaggag GCGACGAGGTGAGCCACCACTTGAAAATGGGTTCCTCCCATACTTCGGCTGTGCCTTGCAGTTCGGTGCCAACCCCCTTGAATTcctcagagaaaagcagaagcagcatggaCACATTTTCACTTGCCTAGTAGCGGGGAAATACATTCATTTCCTGACTGACCCTTTTTCATACCATGCATTGATACGACAGGGAAAACACTTGGACTGGAAAAAGTTCCATTTTGCTACTTCTGCCAAG GCTTTTGGGCATGGTAGCATTGACCCAGCAGAGGGAAACACCACTGAGAATTTTCATCAGACTTTCATTAGAACCCTTCAAGGTAATGCCCTAGATGCCCTCATTGAAGCAATGATGGAAAACCTACAATATGTCATGCTGCAGTCAAGAACATCTAAACTTCAGTCTAAATCCTGGGTGACAGACGGACTTTATACGTTCTGTTGCCAGGTGATGTTTGAGTCTGGCTTTTTAACACTTTTTGGTAAAGAATTTAATTCAAATCACGACAAAAATCTATCGTCAAAGCAGGAAACTGAGAGAGCTCATATCCTAAATGCCCTCGAAAACTTCAAGGAATTTGATAAGATCTTTCCAGCCCTCGTGGCAGGGCTGCCTATCCACCTCTTCAAGAGTGCCCACAGTGCACGTGAGAAGCTGGGAGAGGCACTCCTCCACAAAAACCTCCTGAAGAGGGACAACCTCTCTCAGCTTGTCACCCTCCGCATGTTCCTGAATGACACTCTGTCAACCTTCGATGACATGGAGAAAGCAAAGACCCACGTGGCGGTGCTCTGGGCCTCGCAAGCCAACACCATTCCTGCCACGTTTTGGAGCTTGTTCTACCTTCTTAA GAGTCCAGAAGCAATGAGAGCTGCTACCAAAGAAGTGCAAAGTATTTTGGAAAGTGCCGGAGAGAAGATCAGCTTAGATGGCAAACATATTTCCTTGAACCGAAAACAGCTGGATAATATGCCAGTACTAG ACAGCATCATCAAGGAGGCAATGAGGCTATCGAGTGCATCCATGACTTTCCGAGTTGCCAAGGAGGATTTCACTTTGCACTTAGAGAATGATTTTTACAATATTCGCAGTGATGATGTTGTAGCTCTTTATCCTCAGCTGTTGCATTTTGATCCAGAAATCTATGCTGATCCCTTG ACATTCAAATATGATCGCTTTCTCAATGagaatggagaagaaaagactgactTCTACCGCAACGGTCGCAAGTTAAAGTATTACTATATGCCATTTGGGACAGGCATAGCAAAATGCCCTGGCAGGTTATTTGCTGTCCatgaaattaaacaatttttggctttgatattttcatattttgagaTAGAGCTTGTGGACAATAATGTGCAATGTCCTTCTTTAGATCAATCCCGTGCAGGACTGGGTATTTTGCAACCAGCCAATGACATTGATTTCAGGTATAGACTGAAACGTctatga